One window of the Strix uralensis isolate ZFMK-TIS-50842 chromosome 3, bStrUra1, whole genome shotgun sequence genome contains the following:
- the MRPS18A gene encoding large ribosomal subunit protein mL66 yields MAAPSLLRGGLRRLFTGFFGSGWASPPVRALREVVEVTEGNTTTIEGRIIEDAEAPTPPNPSGQCPICRWNLKHKYDYVDVLLLSQFIRSDGGMLPRRITGLCEEEHKKIAVCVQMAHRAGLLPNHRPPLPEGHIPKKPKLNRYLTRWSVRSAKPIWKRGPKWCRIPMPVGHPLLKDNVKYTHKPLYLNH; encoded by the exons atggcggcgcccagCCTGCTGCGCGGGGGGTTGAGGCGGTTGTTCACCGGGTTCTTCGGAAGCGGTTGGGCCTCGCCGCCGGTCCGAGCCCTCCGGGAGG tcGTGGAGGTGACTGAAGGCAACACGACCACA ATTGAAGGGAGAATTATAGAGGATGCTGAAGCACCAACTCCTCCAAACCCCTCTGGCCAGTGTCCCATCTGTCGCTGGAACCTGAAGCATAAGTATGATTATGTG GATGTCTTGCTGCTGAGTCAGTTTATCCGTTCTGATGGAGGGATGCTGCCACGAAGGATCACAGGCCTCTGTGAGGAAGAGCACAAGAAGATTGCTGTCTGTGTGCAGATGGCTCACCGTGCAG gtttGTTGCCAAACCACAGGCCTCCACTGCCTGAAGGGCATATTCCCAAGAAACCCAAGCTCAACAG GTATCTGACCCGCTGGTCTGTCAGATCTGCAAAGCCCATCTGGAAGAGGGGCCCTAAGTGGTGCAGAATACCCATGCCGGTCGGACACCCTTTGCTGAAGGATAATGTCAAATATACCCACAAGCCTCTCTATTTAAACCACTAG
- the RSPH9 gene encoding radial spoke head protein 9 homolog produces MEAASLLAALELVAGGGVGLSPEKRAVLGSSLLLLQRDYRFERVWFWGCIQGVRGAYYIAEGLGPDRAAPRSRLYSFNCVEWSLLPPATKEMVAQAEQLKGRFQGDPSFEYEYTEINAEDAERLIEDGKEPMIKEEARLVATIEQIDRAVGIIPRGAFVKTPLGSVHENRNFEGLSLTEAKKLSSYFHFTEPVNLKNKTLLEKADLDPSTDFLDSLEHDIPQGSWTVQLEKGGTVVVLRSLLWLGLTFYHVPMTKQYGYIYFGSGEKNLDLPFMM; encoded by the exons ATGGAGGCGGCGTCGCTGCTCGCCGCGCTAGAGCTGGTGGCAGGCGGCGGCGTGGGGCTGAGCCCGGAGAAGCGGGCGGTGCTGGGGTCCtcgctgctgctcctccagcgcGACTACCGCTTCGAGCGGGTCTGGTTCTGGGGCTGCATCCAGGGCGTGCGCGGCGCCTACTACATCGCCGAGGGGTTGGGCCCCGACCGCGCCGCGCCCCGCAGCCGCCTCTACAG CTTTAACTGTGTGGAATGGAGCCTCCTGCCGCCAGCGACCAAGGAGATGGTTGCGCAGGCTGAGCAGCTGAAGGGCCGCTTCCAGGGAGATCCTTCTTTTGAGTATGAGTACACTGAGATAAATGCAGAAGATGCTGAAAGATTGATTGAAGATGGTAAGGAG cccATGATCAAGGAGGAGGCCCGCCTCGTAGCTACGATAGAACAGATAGACAGAGCAGTTGGTATCATCCCCCGGGGGGCATTTGTGAAGACTCCTCTTGGGTCTGTGCATGAAAACAGAAACTTTGAAG GTCTTTCTTTGACAGAGGCAAAAAAGTTAAGTTCCTATTTCCATTTTACTGAGCCTGTTAACCTGAAGAATAAAACCCTGCTGGAAAAGGCTGACCTGGACCCATCCACTGACTTTCTAGACTCTCTGGAGCATGATATCCCACAAG GCTCCTGGACTGTCCAGCTAGAGAAGGGAGGCACTGTGGTGGTGCTGCGAAGCCTGCTGTGGCTGGGACTGACCTTCTACCACGTCCCAATGACCAAGCAATATGGCTACATCTACTTTGGCTCTGGCGAGAAGAACTTAGATCTGCCTTTCATGATGTGA